Sequence from the Janthinobacterium lividum genome:
CTGCTCAGCAGTCAGCCGCGCCGTACTCCCCTCGACCAGATACGAGCAATAGCGGCGCCGCTCGGCGATGCCGCCGCGCCGCTCCATCAGTTCGCCCAGCATGGCGACGGCATCGGTGGCCATCTTTTGCACGGGCTGGCGCAGGGTGGTGATGTCGTAGCTGAGCCAGCCGGACGCTTCCATCGCATCGAAACCGGCCACCGACATCTGCAGCGGCACCTGGATGCCCATCTGGTGGCGCGCCGTGTCCAGGCAGCCGATGGCCATGATGTCGTTGCCGCAAATGACGGCGTCCGGCACGCGGCCCAGGCGGTCGATGACCTTGCGCAAGCCGCGTCCGCCGCTGGCATAGTCGTAGTTGCCGCTGACGACGATGGGCGCGGGCAAGCCAAGGGTCAGCAGCCGGTCCAGCATGCCGCCCTTGCGTTCCTGCGCGACGGCCGAGTCGCCTGGGCCGTCGATGATGGCAAACTGGCGGTGGCCCGCTTCGGCCAGGCGCGAGACGAGCAGGCGCGCCGCTTCGGCCTGGTCGCACAGTACGGCGTGCACGGCGTGCTCGCGCGGGCTGCGGTTGAACAGCACCAGCGGCACGTCGCGCCGGCCGAATTCAGCCATCTGCTCGTCCGACAGGCAGGCGGCCACGACAGCGCCGTCGACCTGGTATTGCCACACATCGCACAAGACCTTGCCAATGTCTGCTTCGCGCTCCAGGGTAAACAATAAGAGACGCTTGCCCAGGCGGGCGATTTGCTGGCTCAGGTCGGACAACACTTGCGGATAGTACAGATTGGCCAGGTTGGAAATGATGACGGCCACCAGGTTCGAGCGGCGCGTGATCAGGCTGCGCGCGGCCGCGTTCGGGATGTAGTCGAGGGTGATGGCCGCCTGCATGACCTTGGCATGGGTGGCGGGCGAGATGCTGGCGCCCGGCTTGAAGCAGCGTGACACGGCCGATTGCGACACGCCGGCCAGCAGGGCCACGTCATACGAGGTCACGCGTCGTCCGGCGCCGGGTATGGCGCGGGTGGTGGTGATGGGTGTCCGGGCTACAGTATTCTTTTTTCGCATATTGGTCTGGCAAGCAACCTGTCTCAAAGTATTCCTGCAGGCCCGGCCGCTTGTGACGGCCTGGGCGGGCAGAATGAGCATAGCGCAAAAGATTGCCTTATGGCAAGACTGCATGCTTATTCACGCTTATTGTTCATGTTGCAAAAAAATATGACTGAATGGCAAGTGCTCGGGCAGCCCCTCAATCGCTGCTGTCGCACGGCCCGCTGCCATAGGGGCTGAGGCGTCCCGGCGGATCCACGCGGCGGGCGCTGAAATCGCTGGCCAGGGTAGGCAATGGCCATTCCGCCGTGGCGCTCGCCTCCGTACCGCTGACGCTGCCCCGCACAGTCAGGACGACGTCCACCCAGGAACCGTAGTTGCGCGGATAGCTGACGGTGACGGTGGCCATGCCCAGCGTGTCGCTCAGGCCGCTGGCGCTGACGGTCAGGGGGATGCCCGGGTCGAGCACGCCATTGCCGTTGCTGTCGTAGGCGGCGTCAAAAATGCCGTTGCGCAAGACGTCCTCGTTGGCGCAGCTGTAGTGGGGCAGGGCCAGGCGCCAGATGCCCGTGTCGGGGAATTCGGGCTTGTCCGCCTGCCACACGTAAGATCCCTTGGCATAGCGGCTGGGCCAGACGGCGGCCGTGATGGCAACGCCGGGCACGGCATTGCCGGCGCTGTCGGACACGAATACGGCAAAGTCCTTCTGCAGCACGCTGGGGGAATATTCGCGCAGCAGGCTGCCCGTGCCCAGCTTGATCGACAGCGCTTGCCGCGCCACCGTCAGGCGTACGAGGGCCGTGGCCGCCGCTTGCGGCGCGCCTTCGATGCGGGCCTGGATCAGCACGCCGTCGCGGCCGCTGTCGGCCGGCCCCGCCACATACACGGCGCGCGCCAGGCCACCGCTGCCCGTCAGCACCCGGCCCGCCTGCCGCAGGTAGCCGCCGCTGGGGTCGCTCAAGATACTGAACAGCACAGGCGCGTTCTTGACCAGGTTGTTGACGGCGCCATCGCGCACGACGGCGCTGATTGTGCTGATACTTGTGCTGATGCTGTCGGCGGGCACGCCATTGCCGGGATTGGCCCGCAGCACTGCCGGGTCCGCTTGCACGGCCAGCTTGCTGGCAGGACTCAATGGCGCGATGAATTCCAGCCGCGTCTGCGCCGTGGGCCCGCCTGCCACGGCGACCGTGATGGTGGCCACGCCCGCGTTGGCCGATTGCACGTAGCTGCGCGGCAAGTTGCCATTGCTGAAAATCAGGCTGGCAGGCAAGGCCTGGCTGCAGGCGCTGTCGCTGAACAGGCTGCCGCGCGAGGTCGACAGGCTGGCGCTGCCCGCTTGCGCCACGCCCGCCCTGTCATAGCGCGCGTCGATGGGCTGGCACGCCAGGGTGGCGATCTCGGGCAGCACGTCCGCGCCGCTGGCGTCCTGGCCCACGGCCGGGCTCAGGCGCAGGTCGCTGCCGGCCACGGCATACGCTTGCGTGGTGGCGGCGCCCAGGGCGCTAACGGAGACGGCATCCTTGCCCAGGCTGCCAGCCGTCAGGCGCAACAGCAGCTGGCCTTGCGCATTGCTGAGCGCCGCGCCGCCATCCTTGACGCGCACGCCGTTGCCGCCACCCGTGCTGTAGGCGATGGCGGCGCCGGCCACGGGCTTGCGCGCCGAGTCGCGCACGGTGACGGTGAGGTCGGCGCCCTGGCCCAGCATCAATGCGGCCGGCCCCAGCACTTCCACGCTGCTGCCCGTGACGGCCACCGTGCCCTTGCCGCTGCGCGTGCCGACATGCGCCGTCACGGTGATGCTGCGGTTGCTGTTGACGCCGCCGGTCCCCAGCAAAGCGCGCGCCTGGCCGTTCTTGTCCGTTACGGCGTCGACGTTGCCGAGGATGCCGGAATCGGCGGCAAAAGAAATCTTTGCGTTTGGCAAGGCCAGGTTGGCGCCATCCTTGACGAGGGCCGTGACGGCCACTTCGCTGCCAGCCAATCCCGCCGAGGCCAGTTCCGTGCTGGAAAAGACCAGGTTGACGGCGCTGGCCAGGCTGGCCGGCTCGGGCGGCGTGATGGGCGGAATCACGGGTGGCGTCACGGGCGGGGTAACTGGCGGCTTCACGGGCGGCACGGTGGGCGGCGGGCTGCCGCCGCAGCCTGCCGTGCTGTGCAGCGAGCAGCCGGCGCCGGCCTGGGTATCGGCCGAACCGCCGCCGCAGCCGGCCAGGGAAACGAAGAAGGCCGCCAGCAAGGTAGCAGGCAGCAAGGCAGCGGGCAGGTGGCGCAGGCGGGCGAGGGGCACGATGGGTCTCCGGGAGCTGGCCGAGTTGCTCGGCATCACTTCCAAGAGTAGCTTTTGCGCGCGGCCGCTACTTGATGCAAAGCAAGTTTATGCTGTTGACCCCGTCGAACGGGTTTTGCTGGTGCAATGGCCTGCCTTCTGATAACATAACGCCCCTTTATTCAGGGAAGGGTCGACATGGCCAATGCTTGCGGCGTCGATTTCGGCACGTCAAATTCCACGGTAGGCTGGGCACGTCCCGGGCAGAGCACCATGCTCGGCCTGGAAGATGGCAAGACGACCTTACCGTCCGTCGTCTTCTTCAATGCGGAAGACGAGGAGGTCAGTTTTGGCCGCGCGGCGCTGGCCGGCTATCTGGCCGGTTACGAGGGGCGCTTGATGCGCTCGCTGAAAAGCTTGCTTGGTACCAGCCTCATCGATGGCCAGACGGAAGTGGGTGGCCGCGCCTTGCCATTTCGCATGTTACTGGCGCAATTCATTGGCGAAGTGAAACGCCGCGCCGAGCAGTCCGCCGGCCGCGAATTCTCGTCCGCCGTGTTCGGCCGTCCCGTCTTCTTTATCGACGACAATGCGCAAGCCGACCAGCTGGCGCAGGATACCCTGGCCGAAGTGGCCCGCTCCGTCGGTTTCAAGGACGTCGCCTTCCAGTTCGAGCCGATTGCCGCCGCGTTCGACTACGAGTCGCAAATCGACAAGGAAGAGCTGGTGCTGATCGCCGACATCGGCGGCGGTACCTCCGACTTTTCGCTGGTGCGGCTGTCGCCGGAACGGGCGAAAAAGACCGAGCGGCGCGACGACATCCTCGCCACCGGCGGCGTGCACATCGGTGGCACGGATTTCGATAAGTACCTGAGCCTGTCTTCCGTCATGCCCTTGCTGGGCTACGGCAGCCGCCTGCATAACAATAGCGAAGTGCCGTCCAGTTATTATTTCAACCTGGCGACCTGGCACACGATCAACCTGGCGTACACGAAAAAGATCTGGGTGCAGCTGGCCGACGTGTGCCGCGATGCACGTGAGCAAGACAAGATGGGGCGTCTGCAAAAGCTGATCGACGAGCGCGCCGGCCACTGGCTGGCCATGAAAGTAGAAGAGGGCAAGATTGCCCTGTCCGACGCGGCCGAAGTGCAGCTGGAACTGGACCGCTTGTCGCCCGCGCAAAGCCTGTTGCTCAAACGCACGCAGTTCGACGAAGCCATCGGCCACCTGTGCGGTTCCGTGGAAGAAACCGTGCTGCGCCTGCTGCGCGACGCGGGCGTGGCGCCGGAAGCCGTCGATACCGTGTTCTTCACGGGCGGCTCCAGCGGCGTGCGCTTGCTGCGTGAAAAGATCGCCGCCCTGGTGCCGGCCGCGCGCAAGGTCGAGGGCGATCTGTTCGGCAGTATTGGCGCGGGATTGGCGCTGGACGCCGTGCGCAAGTTCGGCTGATAAAATGTGCATGGCGGCGTTGCCGCGTCTTGCCGTACTAGTGTACTGTCTGCGACGCGGCGCCTTGCCCTGCGCATTTTATCGATACCCCCACTGTTGCACCCACGAAAGAGCGCCCCATGAATGTGTTTGACAAACCGATCGTCATGATCGACTTCGAGACGACCGGTTTATCGCCCGACATGGGCGACCGCATCACGGAAGTGGCG
This genomic interval carries:
- a CDS encoding LacI family DNA-binding transcriptional regulator: MTSYDVALLAGVSQSAVSRCFKPGASISPATHAKVMQAAITLDYIPNAAARSLITRRSNLVAVIISNLANLYYPQVLSDLSQQIARLGKRLLLFTLEREADIGKVLCDVWQYQVDGAVVAACLSDEQMAEFGRRDVPLVLFNRSPREHAVHAVLCDQAEAARLLVSRLAEAGHRQFAIIDGPGDSAVAQERKGGMLDRLLTLGLPAPIVVSGNYDYASGGRGLRKVIDRLGRVPDAVICGNDIMAIGCLDTARHQMGIQVPLQMSVAGFDAMEASGWLSYDITTLRQPVQKMATDAVAMLGELMERRGGIAERRRYCSYLVEGSTARLTAEQHHFGMMAAA
- a CDS encoding Ig-like domain-containing protein translates to MPLARLRHLPAALLPATLLAAFFVSLAGCGGGSADTQAGAGCSLHSTAGCGGSPPPTVPPVKPPVTPPVTPPVIPPITPPEPASLASAVNLVFSSTELASAGLAGSEVAVTALVKDGANLALPNAKISFAADSGILGNVDAVTDKNGQARALLGTGGVNSNRSITVTAHVGTRSGKGTVAVTGSSVEVLGPAALMLGQGADLTVTVRDSARKPVAGAAIAYSTGGGNGVRVKDGGAALSNAQGQLLLRLTAGSLGKDAVSVSALGAATTQAYAVAGSDLRLSPAVGQDASGADVLPEIATLACQPIDARYDRAGVAQAGSASLSTSRGSLFSDSACSQALPASLIFSNGNLPRSYVQSANAGVATITVAVAGGPTAQTRLEFIAPLSPASKLAVQADPAVLRANPGNGVPADSISTSISTISAVVRDGAVNNLVKNAPVLFSILSDPSGGYLRQAGRVLTGSGGLARAVYVAGPADSGRDGVLIQARIEGAPQAAATALVRLTVARQALSIKLGTGSLLREYSPSVLQKDFAVFVSDSAGNAVPGVAITAAVWPSRYAKGSYVWQADKPEFPDTGIWRLALPHYSCANEDVLRNGIFDAAYDSNGNGVLDPGIPLTVSASGLSDTLGMATVTVSYPRNYGSWVDVVLTVRGSVSGTEASATAEWPLPTLASDFSARRVDPPGRLSPYGSGPCDSSD
- a CDS encoding Hsp70 family protein, which gives rise to MANACGVDFGTSNSTVGWARPGQSTMLGLEDGKTTLPSVVFFNAEDEEVSFGRAALAGYLAGYEGRLMRSLKSLLGTSLIDGQTEVGGRALPFRMLLAQFIGEVKRRAEQSAGREFSSAVFGRPVFFIDDNAQADQLAQDTLAEVARSVGFKDVAFQFEPIAAAFDYESQIDKEELVLIADIGGGTSDFSLVRLSPERAKKTERRDDILATGGVHIGGTDFDKYLSLSSVMPLLGYGSRLHNNSEVPSSYYFNLATWHTINLAYTKKIWVQLADVCRDAREQDKMGRLQKLIDERAGHWLAMKVEEGKIALSDAAEVQLELDRLSPAQSLLLKRTQFDEAIGHLCGSVEETVLRLLRDAGVAPEAVDTVFFTGGSSGVRLLREKIAALVPAARKVEGDLFGSIGAGLALDAVRKFG